Proteins co-encoded in one Callospermophilus lateralis isolate mCalLat2 chromosome 2, mCalLat2.hap1, whole genome shotgun sequence genomic window:
- the Ltbp3 gene encoding latent-transforming growth factor beta-binding protein 3 isoform X1: protein MPGPRGAAGGLAPEMRGAGAAGLLALLLLPLLGPGGGAEGGPAGERGAGGGGALARERFKVVFAPVICKRTCLKGQCRDSCQQGSNMTLIGENGHSTDTLTGSGFRVVVCPLPCMNGGQCSSRNQCLCPPDFTGRFCQVPAGGAGAATGSSGPGLGRAGALSTGALPPLAPEGEPVASKHAIYAVQVIADPPGPGEGPPAQHAAFLVPLGPGPGQTSAEVQAPPPVVNVRVHHPPEASIQVHRIEGSNSEGPAAAQLLLPHPKPPHPRPPTQKPLGRCFQDTLPKQPCGSNPLPGLTKQEDCCGSIGTAWGQNKCHKCPQLQYTGVQKPGPVRGEVGADCPQGYKRLNSTHCQDINECAMPGMCRHGDCLNNPGSYRCVCPPGHSLGPSRTQCIADKPEEKSLCFRLVSPEHQCQHPLTTRLTRQLCCCSVGKAWGARCQRCPADGTAAFKEICPAGKGYHILTSHQTLTIQGESDFSLFLHPDGPPKPQQLPESPSRAPPPEDTEEDRGVTTDPPVSEERSLQQSHPTATTSPARPYPELMSRPSPPTMRWFLPDLPPSRSAVEIAPTQVTETDECRLNQNICGHGECVPGPSDYSCHCNPGYRSHPQHRYCVDVNECEAEPCGPGRGICMNTGGSYNCHCNRGYRLHVGAGGRSCVDLNECAKPHLCGDGGFCINFPGHYKCNCYPGYRLKASRPPVCEDIDECRDPSSCPDGKCENKPGSFKCIACQPGYRSQGGGACRDVNECSEGSPCSPGWCENLPGSFRCTCAQGYTPAPDGRSCVDVDECEAGGICDNGICTNTPGSFQCQCLSGYHLSRDRSHCEDIDECDFPAACIGGDCINTNGSYRCLCPQGHRLVGGRKCQDIDECSQDPGLCLPHGACENLQGSYVCVCDEGFTPTQDQHGCEEVEQPHHKKECYLNFDDTVFCDSVLATNVTQQECCCSLGAGWGDHCEIYPCPVYSSAEFHSLCPDGKGYTQDNNIVNYGIPAHRDIDECVLFGAEICKEGKCVNTQPGYECYCKQGFYYDGNLLECVDVDECLDESNCRNGVCENTRGGYRCACTPPAEYSPAQRQCLNPEEMDVDECQDPAACRPGRCVNLPGSYRCECRPPWVPGPTGRDCQLPESPAERSPERRDVCWGQRGEDGMCAGPLAGPALTFDDCCCRQGRGWGAQCRPCPPRSAGSQCPTSQSESNSFWDTSPLLLGKPSRDEDSSEEDSDECRCVSGRCVLRPGGAVCECPGGFQLDASRARCVDIDECRELNQRGLLCKSERCVNTNGSFRCVCKAGFARSRQHGACVPQRRR, encoded by the exons ATGCCCGGGCCCCGAGGGGCTGCTGGAGGCCTGGCCCCTGAGATGCGCGGGGCGGGGGCAGCGGGGCTGCTGGCGCTGCTGCTACTGCCACTACTGGGCCCGGGCGGCGGGGCCGAGGGGGGGCCGGCTGGAGAGCGGGGCGCCGGCGGGGGCGGGGCGCTGGCCCGCGAGCGCTTCAAGGTGGTCTTCGCGCCGGTGATCTGCAAGCGGACCTGTCTCAAAGGCCAGTGTCGGGACAGCTGCCAGCAGGGCTCCAACATGACGCTCATCGGAGAGAATGGCCACAGCACCGACACACTCACGGGCTCCGGCTTCCGCGTGG TGGTGTGCCCTCTGCCCTGTATGAACGGCGGCCAGTGCTCCTCCCGAAACCAGTGTCTGTGTCCCCCGGACTTCACCGGGCGCTTCTGCCAGGTGCCCGCTGGAGGAGCTGGCGCGGCCACTGGCAGTTCAGGTCCAGGGCTGGGCCGGGCCGGAGCCCTGTCCACAGGCGCGTtaccacccctggctcctgagggCGAGCCTGTGGCCAGCAAGCACGCCATCTACGCGGTGCAGGTGATCGCTGACCCTCCTGGGCCAGGGGAGGGGCCCCCTGCGCAGCATGCGGCCTTTCTGGTGCCCCTCGGACCAGGGCCAGGACAGACCTCAGCAGAAG TGCAGGCCCCGCCCCCCGTGGTGAACGTGCGTGTCCACCACCCGCCCGAGGCCTCCATCCAAGTGCACCGCATCGAGGGGTCCAACTCCGAAGGCCCAGCCGCGGCCCAGCTTCTGCTGCCGCACCCCAAGCCCCCGCACCCACGGCCACCCACCCAAAAGCCCTTGGGCCGCTGCTTCCAGGACACGCTGCCCAAGCAGCCA TGTGGCAGCAACCCCCTACCCGGCCTCACCAAGCAGGAAGACTGCTGCGGGAGCATTGGCACCGCCTGGGGCCAGAACAAGTGCCACAAGTGCCCCCAGCTGCAGT ACACAGGGGTGCAGAAGCCTGGGCCTGTCCGTGGGGAGGTGGGTGCAGACTGCCCCCAGGGCTACAAGAGGCTCAACAGCACCCATTGCCAGG ACATCAACGAATGCGCAATGCCAGGCATGTGTCGTCATGGTGATTGCCTCAACAACCCTGGCTCCTATCGCTGCGTCTGCCCACCTGGCCATAGCTTGGGCCCCTCTCGAACACAGTGCATTG CAGACAAGCCAGAGGAGAAGAGCCTGTGTTTCCGCCTGGTGAGTCCTGAGCACCAGTGCCAGCACCCCCTGACCACGCGCCTTACCCGACAGCTCTGTTGCTGCAGTGTGGGCAAGGCCTGGGGTGCGCGGTGTCAGCGCTGCCCAGCAGATGGCACCG CTGCCTTCAAGGAGATCTGCCCAGCTGGGAAGGGGTACCACATCCTCACTTCCCACCAAACCCTCACCATCCAGGGTGAAAGTGACTTTTCCCTTTTCCTGCACCCTGATGGGCCACCCAAGCCCCAACAGCTCCCTGAGAGCCCCAGCAGGGCACCACCACCTGAGGACACAGAGGAAGACAGAG ggGTGACCACCGACCCA CCAGTGAGTGAGGAGCGGTCTTTGCAGCAGAGCCACCCTACAGCCACCACCTCTCCTGCGCGACCCTATCCAG AGCTGATGTCCCGCCCTTCACCACCTACTATGCGCTGGTTCCTGCCGGACTTACCCCCCTCCCGAAGTGCGGTGGAAATCGCCCCAACTCAGGTCACAG AAACCGATGAGTGCCGACTGAACCAAAACATCTGTGGCCACGGAGAGTGCGTCCCGGGCCCCTCGGACTACTCCTGCCACTGCAACCCGGGCTATCGGTCGCATCCGCAGCACCGCTACTGCGTAG ACGTGAACGAATGTGAGGCGGAGCCCTGCGGCCCGGGGAGGGGCATCTGCATGAACACTGGAGGCTCCTACAACTGCCACTGCAACCGAGGCTACCGCCTGCACGTGGGCGCCGGGGGGCGCTCGTGCGTGG ACCTGAATGAGTGCGCAAAACCTCATCTGTGCGGCGACGGTGGCTTCTGCATCAACTTTCCCGGTCACTATAAGTGCAACTGCTACCCAGGCTACCGACTCAAAGCCTCCCGACCGCCGGTGTGCGAAG ACATTGACGAGTGTCGGGACCCTAGCTCCTGCCCCGATGGCAAATGCGAGAACAAACCCGGGAGCTTCAAATGCATTGCGTGTCAACCTGGCTACCGCAGCCAGGGGGGCGGGGCCTGCCGCG ACGTCAACGAGTGCTCGGAGGGCAGTCCCTGTTCACCCGGCTGGTGCGAGAACCTTCCGGGTTCCTTCCGATGCACCTGTGCCCAGGGTTACACACCGGCGCCAGATGGCCGCAGTTGCGTGG ATGTGGATGAGTGTGAAGCTGGGGGCATATGTGACAATGGCATCTGTACCAACACACCAGGCTCCTTCCAATGTCAGTGCCTCTCTGGCTACCATCTGTCAAGGGACCGGAGTCACTGTGAAG ACATTGATGAATGTGACTTCCCTGCGGCCTGCATTGGGGGTGACTGCATCAACACCAACGGCTCCTACAGATGTCTCTGCCCCCAGGGGCATCGTCTGGTGGGTGGCAGGAAGTGTCAAG ACATAGATGAGTGCAGCCAGGACCCTGGCCTGTGCCTGCCCCATGGGGCCTGTGAGAACCTGCAGGGCTCTTATGTTTGTGTTTGTGATGAGGGCTTCACCCCCACCCAGGACCAGCATGGCTGTGAGG AGGTGGAGCAGCCCCACCACAAGAAGGAGTGCTACCTTAACTTCGATGACACGGTGTTCTGTGACAGCGTACTGGCCACCAACGTCACCCAGCAGGAGTGTTGTTGCTCACTGGGGGCCGGATGGGGAGACCACTGTGAAATCTATCCCTGTCCAGTCTACAGCTCAG CTGAGTTCCACAGCCTTTGCCCAGACGGAAAGGGTTACACACAGGACAACAACATTGTCAACTATGGCATCCCAGCCCATCGTG ACATCGACGAGTGCGTGTTGTTCGGGGCGGAGATCTGCAAGGAGGGCAAGTGTGTGAACACACAGCCTGGCTACGAGTGCTACTGCAAGCAGGGCTTCTACTACGACGGGAACCTGCTGGAGTGCGTTG ATGTAGACGAATGCCTGGACGAGTCCAACTGCCGGAACGGAGTGTGTGAGAACACGCGTGGCGGCTACCGCTGCGCTTGCACGCCCCCGGCGGAGTACAGCCCCGCGCAGCGCCAGTGTCTGAACCCCGAAGAGATGG ACGTGGACGAGTGCCAGGATCCGGCAGCCTGCCGCCCTGGCCGCTGCGTCAACCTACCGGGCTCCTACCGCTGCGAGTGTCGCCCGCCCTGGGTGCCCGGGCCCACCGGCCGCGACTGCCAGCTCCCCGAGAGCCCGGCGG AGCGTTCCCCGGAGCGGCGCGACGTGTGCTGGGGCCAGCGCGGAGAGGACGGCATGTGTGCGGGCCCTTTGGCCGGGCCTGCCCTCACTTTCGATGACTGCTGCTGTCGCCAGGGCCGCGGCTGGGGCGCCCAGTGCCGCCCGTGCCCGCCGCGAAGCGCCG GTTCCCAATGTCCGACATCGCAGAGTGAGAGCAATTCCTTCTGGGACACGAGTCCCCTGCTGTTGGGGAAGCCATCGCGAG ACGAGGACAGCTCGGAGGAGGACTCCGATGAGTGTCGCTGTGTGAGCGGCCGCTGCGTACTGCGGCCAGGCGGCGCTGTGTGCGAGTGTCCCGGTGGCTTCCAGCTGGACGCCTCTCGAGCGCGCTGCGTTG ACATCGATGAGTGCCGAGAGCTGAACCAGCGCGGACTTCTATGCAAGAGCGAGCGCTGCGTGAACACGAACGGCTCCTTTCGCTGCGTCTGCAAAGCCGGCTTCGCACGCAGCCGCCAGCACGGGGCCTGTGTGCCCCAGCGCCGCCGTTGA